In Candidatus Peregrinibacteria bacterium, the following proteins share a genomic window:
- a CDS encoding valine--tRNA ligase, translated as MELEKSYDAKKFEDSIYKQWEDSWAFTPKIDPAKKPFVISMPPPNATGQLHLGHATMLALQDIMVRFHRMKGDPTLWLPGTDHAAIATQSVVERKLQDEGIQNPRTELGREKLLEEIQKFVDISKDNIKNQTRKMGSSCDWSREKYTMDPELADAVYTVFKYMKEDGLIYRGYRSVNWDPNMQTTVADDEIERVNEKSKFYYFKYGPFTIGTARPETKFADKIVVVHPDDKRYQQYIGQEFEIEWINGLVKCRVIADECVDPEFGTGAMTITPAHSLIDFELSQKHEGIEVLQIIGFDGKMNDLCGDFVGMDIYECREAVVEKLDKKGLLVRIDNEYEHELAVNYRGKGVIEPQVMRQWFIDVNKKAIDWKGQKLSLKEVMQDTVKSKMINIIPDRFEKTYFHWIDNLRDWCISRQIWWGHRIPMWYELTKEQYDAYMAHPNQSSYLLDVIKVEDEGTFSLTQPTENSDTEFSVQDPDTLDTWFSAALWTFSTLGWPGKTEDLEYFHPTSVLETGYDILFFWVARMILMSTYALRHDGIPEEKCIPFENVYLHGMIRDRDGKKMSKSRPETCIDPLEVIEKYGTDAIRLSLIIGGTPGNDMNLYEEKIAGYRNFVNKIWNSARFVLMNVENINSTIDTDKLSTADKWILAETNEIIRQATQEIENYQFSNAGNKIYEFLWGLCCDWYIEMSKITKNEAVLMHVLTTVLKLLHPFTPYVTEALWTHLKESGYKPAETMLIISDWPTPNSDFDFMDEKQHTEIAIDIIKEIRRLRTENKVDPVRKIKVIISGGHHMEILREKSGVITMMANLKELEILDESQNIENAVSSILHGTNIDLPFADMIDPEQEKARLIKAKAELEKYITSLTSKLSNAGFTDKAPAEVIEKEKEKREEAEEKLSKVNSMLN; from the coding sequence ATGGAGCTTGAAAAAAGTTATGACGCAAAAAAATTTGAAGATAGCATATACAAACAATGGGAGGACTCATGGGCATTTACACCAAAAATCGATCCAGCTAAAAAACCATTTGTAATCTCAATGCCACCTCCAAATGCAACCGGCCAATTACACCTCGGTCATGCGACTATGCTCGCACTACAAGATATTATGGTGCGGTTTCACCGTATGAAAGGAGATCCAACTCTTTGGCTCCCTGGTACAGACCATGCCGCGATAGCAACCCAAAGTGTAGTTGAACGAAAATTACAAGATGAAGGAATTCAAAATCCACGTACAGAACTTGGGAGAGAAAAACTCCTCGAAGAAATTCAAAAATTCGTCGATATCTCAAAAGATAATATCAAAAATCAAACTCGTAAAATGGGTTCAAGTTGTGATTGGAGTAGGGAGAAATACACTATGGATCCGGAACTTGCAGATGCAGTTTATACGGTTTTCAAATACATGAAAGAAGATGGTCTCATATATAGAGGTTACCGATCTGTTAACTGGGACCCGAACATGCAGACGACCGTTGCAGATGATGAAATAGAGAGGGTAAATGAAAAATCTAAGTTCTACTATTTCAAATACGGACCTTTTACCATCGGAACAGCACGTCCGGAAACAAAATTTGCAGACAAAATAGTGGTAGTTCACCCGGACGATAAAAGATATCAACAATACATAGGCCAAGAATTCGAAATAGAATGGATAAATGGACTTGTGAAATGTCGCGTAATCGCCGATGAGTGTGTAGACCCTGAATTTGGGACAGGTGCTATGACAATAACTCCGGCACACAGCTTAATCGATTTCGAACTATCTCAAAAGCACGAAGGAATAGAAGTTTTACAGATCATAGGGTTCGACGGGAAGATGAATGATCTTTGCGGAGATTTCGTAGGCATGGATATTTATGAATGTCGTGAGGCGGTAGTGGAGAAATTAGACAAAAAAGGACTACTTGTAAGGATAGATAATGAATATGAACACGAACTCGCAGTAAATTACCGAGGCAAAGGAGTTATAGAACCGCAAGTGATGCGCCAATGGTTTATAGATGTAAACAAAAAAGCCATAGACTGGAAAGGCCAAAAACTCTCCCTAAAAGAAGTTATGCAAGACACGGTAAAGTCAAAAATGATAAATATCATCCCTGACAGATTTGAAAAAACCTACTTTCACTGGATAGATAACCTCAGAGATTGGTGTATCTCACGCCAAATTTGGTGGGGACACAGAATCCCAATGTGGTACGAGCTCACAAAAGAGCAATATGACGCATACATGGCCCACCCAAACCAATCGAGCTACCTGCTTGACGTTATAAAAGTAGAAGATGAAGGGACTTTCAGCCTTACACAACCAACGGAGAACTCAGATACGGAATTCTCCGTTCAAGACCCGGACACACTGGATACTTGGTTTTCTGCGGCACTTTGGACTTTTTCAACACTTGGTTGGCCGGGAAAAACCGAAGATTTAGAATATTTCCATCCAACATCTGTACTTGAAACCGGATATGATATTTTGTTTTTCTGGGTTGCTCGTATGATACTTATGAGTACTTATGCTCTTCGACACGATGGAATACCTGAAGAAAAGTGCATACCATTTGAAAATGTATACCTGCACGGAATGATCCGCGACCGCGATGGTAAAAAAATGAGTAAATCTCGACCTGAAACATGTATCGACCCGCTTGAAGTTATCGAAAAATACGGAACAGATGCAATCAGGCTCAGCCTAATAATCGGAGGTACTCCTGGTAACGACATGAACCTTTACGAAGAAAAAATCGCCGGATACCGAAATTTTGTAAATAAGATCTGGAATTCTGCAAGATTTGTACTTATGAATGTTGAAAATATAAATTCAACAATCGACACAGATAAACTTTCAACCGCAGACAAATGGATCCTCGCCGAAACAAATGAAATTATCAGGCAAGCGACGCAGGAAATAGAGAATTATCAGTTTTCAAATGCAGGAAATAAAATCTATGAATTCCTATGGGGCCTATGCTGTGACTGGTACATAGAAATGTCAAAAATTACAAAAAACGAAGCCGTATTGATGCATGTACTTACAACCGTACTCAAACTACTGCATCCATTTACTCCATATGTCACAGAAGCACTCTGGACACATCTCAAAGAATCAGGCTACAAGCCGGCCGAAACGATGCTAATCATCTCAGATTGGCCAACTCCGAACTCAGATTTTGATTTCATGGATGAAAAACAACATACCGAAATCGCCATAGATATAATCAAGGAAATCCGTCGACTCCGCACAGAAAACAAAGTCGATCCTGTACGTAAAATCAAAGTGATAATTTCCGGTGGACACCACATGGAAATCTTACGTGAAAAATCAGGAGTCATAACCATGATGGCAAACTTAAAAGAACTTGAAATCCTCGATGAATCACAAAATATAGAAAATGCGGTTTCCTCAATTCTACATGGCACAAATATCGACCTCCCATTCGCAGATATGATTGATCCGGAACAAGAAAAGGCACGTCTCATAAAAGCAAAAGCCGAACTCGAAAAATACATCACATCACTCACGAGCAAACTTTCAAACGCCGGCTTCACCGACAAAGCACCTGCAGAAGTAATTGAAAAAGAAAAAGAGAAACGGGAAGAAGCGGAAGAGAAACTCTCAAAAGTAAATTCAATGCTAAATTAA